Proteins co-encoded in one Flavobacterium fluviale genomic window:
- a CDS encoding RagB/SusD family nutrient uptake outer membrane protein, which translates to MKKNIISKVVIAFMAIMMLVGCSEEFLDEPKPTQGVPETVIFASRDGVEAFISGIMSRFRGQYTSTDAAGLNSIFFARSVKGNDLIQTDNWFGFDYANDNREPTYRRTTFSWNYSFYMVNQANSLINGVEKSTALTEADKVELAAYGYALRGFFYHQLVLEFCPTYAADTSFPAPPIYTELSQTGNPMSTVGEVYDFIVSDLQKAVAGLKDTRLGKTYINKPVANAILAQVYQAMGNKWPEAEAAAKAAYGGNPTAVLNAAQYSTGFDNVDNTEWLWGSANRSDQSNYYFNAPASMMDHLTTSYSATYINNDFVNLFSATDVRRRFQRKSASITSTADFRYWISTKFKFTFEGDNPIIRTPEMILIEAEAKYRQGLTADAHTLLYALQKNRDVNAVKSTNTGNDLLNEILVERRKELYGECGVEWFDAKRLRRAITRTGNHRIGAAGNLAVDDKKFFLKIPQAEIDANEFIDGSVNDGR; encoded by the coding sequence ATGAAGAAAAATATTATATCAAAAGTAGTTATTGCTTTTATGGCAATAATGATGCTGGTGGGATGTAGTGAGGAGTTTTTAGACGAACCAAAACCTACACAGGGTGTTCCTGAGACTGTAATTTTTGCATCACGTGACGGAGTTGAAGCCTTTATTTCTGGTATTATGAGTAGATTCAGAGGACAATATACATCTACTGATGCTGCAGGATTGAATTCAATTTTCTTTGCTAGATCAGTAAAAGGAAATGATTTAATCCAAACTGATAACTGGTTTGGTTTTGATTATGCTAATGATAATAGAGAGCCTACATACAGAAGAACAACTTTTTCTTGGAACTATTCTTTCTATATGGTAAATCAAGCAAATTCATTGATTAATGGTGTAGAAAAAAGTACAGCTCTTACTGAGGCTGATAAGGTTGAATTAGCTGCCTATGGTTATGCATTAAGAGGTTTCTTTTATCATCAATTGGTTTTAGAGTTTTGTCCAACCTATGCAGCTGATACAAGTTTTCCTGCTCCGCCTATTTATACTGAATTGTCTCAAACAGGTAACCCAATGTCAACGGTAGGGGAAGTATATGATTTTATTGTTTCTGATTTGCAAAAAGCAGTAGCTGGATTAAAAGATACAAGATTAGGAAAAACTTATATTAATAAGCCTGTTGCGAATGCTATTTTGGCTCAGGTTTATCAAGCAATGGGAAATAAATGGCCAGAGGCTGAAGCTGCAGCTAAAGCGGCTTACGGTGGAAATCCAACAGCAGTTTTAAACGCCGCTCAATATAGTACAGGATTTGATAATGTTGACAATACAGAATGGTTATGGGGAAGTGCTAATCGTTCTGATCAAAGTAACTATTATTTTAATGCTCCGGCTTCGATGATGGATCACTTGACAACTTCATACTCTGCAACATATATTAATAATGATTTTGTAAATTTATTTTCTGCTACTGATGTTAGAAGAAGATTTCAAAGAAAGAGTGCTTCAATAACGAGTACAGCTGATTTCAGATATTGGATATCTACTAAATTTAAATTTACTTTTGAGGGTGATAATCCAATCATTAGAACTCCAGAAATGATATTGATCGAAGCTGAGGCTAAATATAGACAAGGTTTAACAGCTGATGCTCACACTTTATTATACGCTTTGCAAAAAAACAGAGATGTTAATGCTGTTAAGTCTACTAATACTGGAAATGATTTATTAAATGAAATTTTAGTTGAAAGAAGAAAAGAACTTTACGGAGAATGTGGTGTTGAATGGTTTGATGCTAAGCGTTTGAGAAGAGCTATTACTAGAACTGGTAATCATAGAATTGGTGCTGCTGGAAATTTAGCAGTAGATGATAAAAAATTCTTCTTGAAAATTCCTCAAGCTGAAATTGATGCTAATGAATTTATCGATGGTTCGGTAAACGACGGACGATAA
- a CDS encoding pyridoxal-phosphate dependent enzyme: MDFSKNILETIGNTPLVKLNKIVAEIDALVLAKVETFNPGNSVKDRMAVKMIEDAEADGRLKPGGTIIEGTSGNTGMGLALVAIIKGYKLICVISDKQSKEKMDILRAVGAKVVVCPTDVEPTDPRSYYSVSKRLAEETPNSWYVNQYDNLSNSLAHYEQTGPEIWKQTDGKITHFVVGVGTGGTISGVGKYLKEKNPNIKIWGIDTYGSVFKKYHETGIFDENEIYSYITEGIGEDILPKNVDFSLIDGFTKVTDKDAAVYTRKIALEEAIFVGNSAGACIKGLLQLKDQFKPDDVVVVLFHDSGSRYVGKMFNDDWMRERGFLEENITKAEDVIKDHIDKELIVVRTEELVSHAIERMRKYKISQIPVVDINGFVGSVDETDLFRSYVADKNVAEKPIKDVMGKPFPIVKLGTPIEEVSKLFSKENDAVLIDLGNGQHHIITKYDIIGSIK; the protein is encoded by the coding sequence ATGGACTTTTCAAAGAATATTTTAGAAACAATTGGTAACACACCATTGGTAAAGCTCAACAAAATTGTTGCTGAAATTGATGCGTTAGTATTAGCAAAAGTCGAAACCTTTAATCCGGGTAATTCTGTAAAAGACAGAATGGCGGTAAAAATGATTGAAGATGCTGAAGCTGACGGCCGATTAAAACCTGGAGGAACTATTATTGAAGGAACTTCTGGAAATACAGGAATGGGACTTGCCCTTGTGGCAATTATAAAAGGATATAAATTAATCTGCGTAATCTCTGATAAACAGTCAAAAGAGAAGATGGATATTCTTCGTGCTGTTGGCGCAAAAGTTGTTGTTTGCCCGACAGATGTAGAGCCTACAGATCCTCGTTCGTATTACTCAGTTTCAAAGCGTCTGGCAGAAGAAACACCAAATTCATGGTACGTAAATCAATATGATAATTTGTCCAATTCATTGGCACATTACGAGCAGACTGGACCAGAAATCTGGAAACAAACTGATGGAAAAATTACACATTTTGTTGTTGGTGTTGGAACTGGAGGAACAATTTCAGGAGTTGGAAAGTATTTAAAAGAGAAAAATCCAAACATTAAAATCTGGGGAATTGATACTTACGGTTCTGTTTTTAAAAAATACCACGAAACAGGAATTTTTGATGAAAACGAAATCTATTCTTATATAACAGAAGGGATTGGAGAAGATATTTTACCTAAAAATGTCGACTTTTCTTTAATCGATGGTTTTACAAAAGTAACAGACAAAGATGCAGCTGTTTACACAAGAAAAATTGCGCTAGAAGAAGCGATCTTTGTTGGAAACTCAGCTGGAGCATGTATTAAGGGTTTATTACAGTTAAAAGATCAATTTAAGCCAGATGATGTTGTCGTAGTTCTATTTCACGATTCTGGAAGCCGTTACGTGGGTAAAATGTTTAATGACGATTGGATGCGTGAGCGTGGTTTCTTAGAAGAAAATATCACAAAAGCAGAAGATGTGATTAAAGATCATATTGACAAAGAATTAATTGTTGTTCGTACAGAAGAATTGGTTTCGCATGCAATTGAGCGTATGCGTAAATATAAAATCTCACAAATTCCAGTTGTAGACATAAATGGTTTTGTGGGTTCTGTTGATGAAACTGATTTATTTAGAAGTTATGTTGCAGATAAAAATGTAGCCGAAAAACCAATTAAAGATGTAATGGGAAAACCTTTCCCAATAGTAAAATTAGGAACACCAATCGAGGAAGTTTCTAAACTTTTCAGCAAAGAAAACGATGCTGTTTTAATTGATTTAGGAAACGGCCAGCATCACATTATTACAAAATATGATATTATTGGCTCTATAAAATAA
- a CDS encoding putative porin: MKHLARSLFLFGFCLFSTLLFSQVKPAPKNNLDMNTEYSSITDTVKKKKAKIATIDQYKIITLEHDTIYADTSLTIKSAYRQNHLRKDLFGYQEFSNIGQPLNTLQYSLTNFSPYPEIGFNGKHFNYIQADQIRYYSAATPFTELFFNTTINKGQNVDSFITLNVSKNLNFSIAYRGLRSEGDYNNQLVSAGNFRFTTSYATTSRRYAINAHYTFQDVLNEENGGITNDANFESDNQDYKNRQRLQVYLTDAESLLKGRRLFFDHAFRINPTSGNNNLYVTHQFNYENKGYEYKQPTVLSTVTDSDNNSFRVARFGDSYAASAINDQTKYERLYNKAGLAYENSLLGKFNFFIDDYRSNYKYERLIIDSDGKAVPDNLFLQFNNVGGQYEYQKNKWNGRFLYSRSITNQSLSDLDAKLRYDLNDKIKFDFRYRNINKLPNNNYNLYQSSWIEYNWSNDFKNEKINSLSAEIQTPWLTGQVQYTVLKDHLYFTDDATDEQKAGNIQIVKPFQYGNVINYLEIKASREFKFGPFALDNTLLYQKVDQSDLILNVPDFVTRNTFYYSGYFFKKALYLQTGLVFNYLTKYYGDDYNPVIAEFFVQQDKKIGGFATFDFFVNARIRQTRFYLKAEHFNAAFSQSNYYAAPSNPYRDFVLRFGLVWNFFQ, from the coding sequence ATGAAGCATTTAGCAAGAAGTTTATTTTTATTCGGTTTTTGTTTATTTTCAACTTTATTATTTTCTCAAGTAAAACCAGCTCCTAAAAATAATTTAGATATGAATACGGAATATTCAAGTATAACGGATACCGTAAAAAAGAAGAAAGCTAAAATCGCCACAATAGATCAGTATAAAATTATTACGCTGGAGCACGATACTATTTATGCAGATACTTCACTGACGATTAAAAGTGCTTACAGACAAAATCATCTTAGAAAAGATCTTTTTGGGTATCAGGAATTTTCAAATATAGGACAGCCTTTAAATACTTTACAATATAGTTTAACCAATTTTTCTCCATATCCAGAAATAGGGTTTAACGGAAAACATTTTAATTACATCCAGGCAGATCAAATTCGCTATTATTCTGCAGCAACGCCTTTTACAGAATTGTTTTTTAATACAACCATTAATAAAGGACAAAATGTAGATTCTTTTATCACGTTAAACGTTTCAAAAAATCTAAACTTTTCGATTGCTTACAGAGGTTTAAGGTCTGAAGGCGATTACAATAACCAATTGGTCAGCGCTGGGAATTTTAGATTTACAACCAGTTACGCCACAACAAGCAGACGTTACGCTATTAATGCACATTATACCTTTCAAGATGTTTTAAATGAAGAAAACGGGGGAATAACAAATGACGCTAATTTTGAAAGCGATAATCAAGATTACAAAAACCGACAAAGATTACAGGTATATTTAACAGATGCGGAGTCTTTACTAAAAGGAAGAAGATTGTTTTTTGATCACGCTTTTCGAATAAATCCAACAAGCGGCAATAATAATTTGTATGTAACGCATCAATTTAATTATGAAAATAAAGGTTATGAATACAAACAGCCAACAGTACTTTCGACTGTAACTGATAGTGATAATAACAGTTTTCGTGTGGCGCGTTTTGGAGATTCTTATGCTGCAAGTGCTATTAATGATCAAACAAAATATGAAAGACTTTATAATAAAGCGGGACTTGCTTATGAGAATTCACTTTTAGGAAAGTTCAATTTTTTTATTGATGATTACAGGTCAAATTATAAATATGAAAGATTAATTATTGATAGCGATGGAAAAGCTGTTCCAGATAATTTGTTTTTACAATTTAATAATGTCGGCGGGCAGTATGAATACCAAAAGAATAAATGGAATGGTAGATTCTTATATTCTAGATCAATTACAAATCAGTCTCTTTCAGATTTAGATGCTAAGTTACGATACGATTTAAATGATAAAATTAAATTTGATTTTAGATATCGTAATATCAATAAACTGCCAAACAATAATTACAATTTGTACCAAAGCAGCTGGATAGAATACAACTGGTCAAATGATTTTAAAAATGAAAAAATCAATTCTCTTAGTGCAGAAATTCAGACACCTTGGTTAACAGGACAGGTTCAATATACAGTGTTGAAAGATCACTTATATTTTACAGATGATGCAACAGATGAACAGAAAGCAGGAAATATTCAAATCGTTAAACCATTTCAATACGGAAACGTTATTAATTATTTGGAAATAAAAGCAAGTAGAGAATTTAAATTTGGTCCTTTCGCGTTAGATAACACACTTTTATATCAAAAAGTAGATCAGTCAGATTTAATCTTAAATGTTCCAGATTTTGTAACCAGAAATACATTTTATTATTCAGGTTACTTTTTTAAGAAAGCACTATATCTTCAAACAGGACTTGTTTTTAATTATCTTACCAAGTATTATGGAGATGATTATAATCCAGTTATTGCTGAATTTTTTGTACAGCAGGATAAAAAAATTGGAGGTTTTGCAACATTCGATTTTTTCGTAAATGCTAGAATTCGCCAAACGAGATTTTATTTAAAAGCAGAACATTTTAATGCTGCTTTTTCGCAAAGTAATTATTACGCAGCGCCAAGCAATCCTTATCGTGATTTTGTACTGCGTTTTGGTTTAGTTTGGAATTTCTTCCAGTAA
- a CDS encoding ribonuclease HII → MLEKNYSGFVLETGTDEAGRGCLAGPVTAAAIILPADFENILLNDSKQLSEKTRALLRPIIEKEAICFAVTHLLPDEIDEINILNASMKGMQECILKLKHVPEFIIVDGNRALNAKLGLKNTFGRQFSNDEITLLKSIPNQSIIKGDGKYLSIAAASILAKTYRDEYMDQIHEEFPMYNWKQNKGYPTREHREAIKKFGTTKYHRMSFRLLPEQLELDFFQ, encoded by the coding sequence ATGCTCGAAAAAAATTATTCAGGATTTGTTTTAGAAACTGGAACAGATGAAGCTGGCAGAGGATGCCTAGCCGGACCGGTTACTGCAGCAGCTATAATTCTTCCTGCAGATTTTGAGAATATACTTTTGAATGACAGTAAACAATTGTCTGAAAAAACAAGAGCACTTTTAAGACCAATTATAGAAAAAGAAGCAATCTGTTTTGCTGTAACTCATTTGCTTCCAGATGAAATTGATGAGATAAATATTCTAAATGCTTCAATGAAAGGAATGCAGGAATGTATCTTAAAATTAAAACATGTCCCAGAATTTATTATTGTAGATGGAAACCGAGCTTTGAATGCTAAACTCGGCCTTAAAAATACTTTTGGAAGACAATTTTCTAACGACGAAATTACATTGCTAAAATCTATTCCGAATCAAAGTATTATTAAAGGTGATGGAAAGTATTTAAGTATCGCAGCAGCTTCCATTTTAGCTAAAACATATCGTGACGAATACATGGATCAAATTCATGAAGAATTTCCCATGTATAACTGGAAACAAAACAAAGGATATCCAACTAGAGAGCACCGCGAGGCAATAAAAAAATTCGGTACAACAAAATACCACAGAATGAGTTTTAGACTTCTTCCTGAACAATTAGAACTCGATTTCTTTCAATAA
- a CDS encoding SusC/RagA family TonB-linked outer membrane protein, translating into MAQERNIKGIVTDASGPAPGVNVTVQGSKQGVQTDFDGTYLVKAQTGDILIFSFIGMEEKRVTVGTSNQIDVAMISASKTLEEVVIVAYGRQKAKSIVGSVAILGSDVLLKQQATNVMTALQGSVAGVNIIAAGGMPGENPTIRIRGVNSINASAEPLIVLDGAPYSGNINSISADQIESMTVLKDASSTALYGSRGANGVILITTKRGKFDSAPKVNFTTTVGFADNAVPLHKRVSTDDYMKLNWEAIRNSNQYVSGQTAATAGVNASNSLISSIGYNPYGVANPVDANGNLVTTNKLWDTDWEGLMLNNAAVRSEHTLSFSGGSSSTRYNFTSNYLSQEGNVVTSKFERINSRLTVDTKINNWMKAGVTMFYSTSKQNFPSQSGSSFQSSIQWIYNVPSIYPVYRHDASGNLVYDGNGNKIYDYGGGVVGQSVNATRPTFNNENAYGSLYMYKVGYDRDSYTANGYLEFNITKDLTFKTNLAYDKYLYDSYNYASNEVGYASSVGGRVTQNRNITTGVNFINSLNYKKTFGKHGFNADLIQEAYQFKLDAMGAQGEGFLPGVYVLGGSTNPTSVSGYISEERISSYLGRLAYNYDERYFIEGSFRRDGSSRFNSDVRWGSFYAVGGSWLISEENFLKNNKVISELKLRGSYGELGNRSTLNSDGTDNFFPYQQLFDTGWNEGDNTGVVLGSAVDPFLTWEKNKTTDIGLDFGLFNNRITATVDYYDKKSKDLIYNKPLPGSTGNTGVTTNVGGLRNYGWEFAVNTRNIETKNFVWNTNINVSTNKNEITELTQTSFISGTKRWEVGKSMYDFYIQEWAGVDPATGYGMWYKDVLGTDGKPTGERETTTVYAQATRYDIGKSSLPDFVGGMTNYFRYKNLDLNILFNFSVGSYVYDSSYASLQAGYKSAGRAVSVDALNRWQAPGDVTDVPLLLASNNDFNSQSTRFLFKNDYVRLKALNFGYNFPSSLIEKVNLSKLRLYFQGDNLLTFQSHKGIDPEQNFAGTTDSRSYNLRVMSFGLNVEF; encoded by the coding sequence ATGGCGCAAGAAAGAAACATTAAGGGAATTGTAACAGATGCGAGTGGTCCTGCTCCAGGAGTAAATGTAACTGTTCAGGGTTCAAAACAGGGCGTTCAAACTGATTTTGATGGAACATATTTAGTAAAAGCACAAACAGGAGACATACTTATTTTTTCTTTTATAGGAATGGAAGAAAAAAGGGTTACTGTTGGGACTTCAAATCAGATTGATGTAGCTATGATCTCAGCATCTAAGACTCTTGAGGAAGTAGTGATTGTAGCTTATGGTAGACAAAAAGCTAAGTCTATCGTAGGATCAGTTGCAATATTAGGTTCTGATGTTCTTCTAAAACAACAAGCAACAAACGTTATGACTGCATTACAAGGTAGTGTTGCAGGGGTAAATATTATTGCGGCTGGTGGTATGCCAGGTGAAAATCCAACGATTCGTATTAGAGGTGTGAATTCTATTAATGCTTCGGCAGAACCATTAATTGTTTTGGATGGAGCTCCTTACAGTGGAAATATTAACTCTATAAGTGCTGATCAAATAGAATCAATGACTGTTTTGAAAGATGCGTCTTCTACTGCATTGTATGGTTCAAGGGGAGCTAATGGTGTAATCTTAATTACTACGAAGAGAGGTAAATTTGATTCAGCTCCAAAAGTGAATTTTACAACAACTGTTGGTTTTGCTGATAATGCAGTGCCTTTGCATAAGCGTGTTAGTACTGATGATTATATGAAATTAAATTGGGAAGCAATTAGAAATTCAAACCAATATGTTAGTGGGCAAACTGCAGCAACAGCGGGTGTGAATGCGTCTAATAGTTTAATATCTTCTATAGGTTATAATCCATATGGTGTTGCTAATCCTGTTGATGCTAACGGTAATTTAGTTACGACTAATAAATTGTGGGATACTGATTGGGAAGGTCTAATGTTGAATAATGCTGCAGTAAGATCAGAACATACTTTATCTTTTTCTGGGGGTAGTTCAAGTACAAGATATAATTTTACTTCAAACTATTTGTCTCAAGAAGGAAATGTTGTTACATCAAAATTTGAAAGAATAAACTCTAGATTAACTGTTGATACTAAGATTAATAACTGGATGAAGGCTGGTGTTACAATGTTTTATTCTACATCAAAACAAAATTTCCCTTCACAAAGTGGTTCTAGTTTTCAAAGTTCTATTCAGTGGATTTATAATGTTCCGTCTATTTATCCAGTATATAGACATGATGCAAGTGGTAACTTAGTTTATGATGGAAATGGAAACAAAATCTACGATTATGGAGGAGGTGTAGTTGGACAAAGTGTAAACGCGACAAGACCAACTTTTAATAATGAAAATGCTTATGGTTCGCTATATATGTATAAAGTAGGATATGATAGAGATAGCTATACTGCTAATGGTTATTTAGAGTTCAATATCACAAAAGATTTAACTTTTAAAACTAACTTAGCTTATGATAAATACCTATATGATTCTTATAATTATGCAAGTAATGAAGTAGGTTATGCATCAAGTGTTGGAGGGCGTGTAACTCAGAACAGAAATATAACAACAGGAGTGAATTTTATTAATAGTTTAAACTATAAGAAAACTTTCGGGAAGCATGGTTTCAATGCAGATTTAATTCAGGAGGCATACCAGTTTAAATTAGATGCAATGGGAGCTCAAGGAGAAGGTTTTTTACCAGGTGTTTATGTTTTAGGGGGTAGTACAAATCCAACATCAGTTTCTGGATATATTTCAGAAGAGCGTATTTCTAGTTATTTAGGCCGTTTAGCATATAATTATGATGAGAGATATTTCATTGAAGGTTCTTTCAGAAGAGATGGTTCTTCTAGATTTAATAGTGATGTTAGATGGGGTAGCTTTTATGCTGTCGGAGGATCATGGTTGATTTCTGAGGAAAATTTCCTTAAAAATAATAAAGTAATTAGTGAATTAAAATTAAGAGGATCTTATGGTGAATTAGGTAACCGTAGTACTCTTAATAGTGATGGTACAGATAATTTTTTCCCATACCAACAATTATTTGACACAGGTTGGAATGAGGGAGATAATACTGGTGTTGTATTAGGAAGTGCAGTTGACCCATTCTTAACTTGGGAAAAAAACAAGACTACAGATATTGGATTAGATTTTGGTTTATTTAATAATAGAATTACAGCTACGGTGGATTATTATGATAAAAAATCAAAAGATTTGATATACAATAAGCCGTTACCAGGATCTACAGGTAATACAGGGGTAACAACAAATGTTGGAGGTCTGAGAAATTACGGATGGGAATTTGCTGTGAATACTAGAAATATCGAAACTAAAAATTTTGTTTGGAATACTAATATAAACGTATCTACAAATAAGAATGAAATAACAGAGTTGACTCAAACAAGCTTTATTAGCGGAACTAAACGTTGGGAAGTTGGTAAGTCAATGTATGATTTTTATATTCAAGAGTGGGCTGGTGTAGATCCAGCAACAGGTTACGGAATGTGGTATAAAGATGTTTTAGGTACTGATGGTAAACCAACAGGTGAGCGTGAAACAACAACGGTTTATGCTCAAGCAACTAGATACGATATTGGAAAATCATCATTACCTGATTTTGTGGGAGGTATGACGAATTATTTCAGATACAAAAATCTTGATTTGAATATTTTGTTCAATTTTAGCGTTGGTTCTTATGTATACGATAGTTCTTATGCAAGTTTGCAGGCAGGCTATAAGAGTGCGGGTAGAGCAGTTAGTGTAGATGCGTTAAATAGATGGCAAGCGCCTGGAGATGTTACAGATGTACCGTTATTATTAGCTTCGAATAATGATTTTAATTCACAATCAACTCGATTCTTGTTCAAAAATGATTATGTAAGATTAAAAGCATTGAATTTTGGTTATAATTTTCCAAGTAGTTTAATTGAAAAAGTTAATTTATCAAAATTACGTTTATATTTCCAAGGAGATAATTTATTGACTTTCCAATCTCATAAAGGGATTGATCCTGAGCAAAACTTTGCTGGTACTACTGATAGTAGATCATACAACTTAAGAGTTATGTCATTTGGTTTAAATGTAGAATTTTAA